Below is a window of Apodemus sylvaticus chromosome 5, mApoSyl1.1, whole genome shotgun sequence DNA.
cagaagatcctgctataccactcctggacatatacccagaggattccccaccatttaataaggatacatgctctactatgttcatagcagccctatttataattgccagatgctggaaagaacccaggtatccctcaacagaagagtggatgcaaaaaatgtggtatatatacacaatggagtactattcagccattagaaacaatgaattcatgaaattcttaggcaaatggatggagctagagaacatcatactaagtgaagtaaccctgactcaaaaggtgaatcatggtatgcacttactaataagtggatattaacctagaaaactggaatacccaacacataatccacacatcaaatgaggtacaagaagaaaggaagagtggccccttgttctggaaagactcagtgaagcagtattcggcaaaaccagaacggggaagtgggaaggggttggtgtgaggacagggggagataagggggcttgcgggactttcggggagtggggtgctagaaaaggggaaatcatttgaaatgtaaataaaaatatatcgaatttttaaaaagagaatattaattatagcaattttctttcttaatttattattattattttattatttattgtgtttatttacatttcaaatgttatctccctagTTTCTTCTCTGAGAATCCCACCTCAccccatccccctgtctccacgaggaggATGCGCCCCTACCCACAtgcccactcccaccccatcACATTAGCATTTCTCTatgctagggcatcaagccttcacagaacccagggcctcccctccctttgatgccagacaaggccatcctctgctgcatatgaagCTAGAATcatgggtcctttcatgtgtattccttagttggtggttcagtccatGGGAGCTCAGGGAAATCCATATTAGGCTCCGGTCAGAAAACATTTCTTGCCaacaacaatagtgtctgggtttgggggttacatatgggatggattcccagatggggcagtctctggatggcctttccttcagtctctgctcattTTCCATATGGAAACAGTTATTATTTCTATAAAGTAATATTCTATgatatatcttaaaaataataaactcaaTCTGCCTTTTGCCATAGGATGTTCACAATTTAAttatgagaaaaaagaaagattgatAAATAAGATCTCTTatttttccgatatattttttatttacatttcaaatgatttccccttttctagacctccactccccggaagtcccatcagcccccttctctacccctgttttcccacccaactcttcccacttccctgttctggttttgccctatactgcttcactaagtctttccagaacaaggggtcactcctccgttcttcttgtacctcaattgatgtgtggattatgttttgggtattccagttttctaggttaatatccacttattagtgagtgcataccatgattcatcttttgagtctgggttacctcacttagtatgatggtctccagctccatccatttgcctaagaatttcatgaattcattgtttctaatggctgaatagtactccattgtgtagatataccacattttttgcatccactcttctgttgagggatacctgggttctttccagcttctggcaattataaatagggctgctatgaacatagtggaacatgtatccttattacatgctggggagtcttctgggtatatgcccaggaagggtatagcaggatcttctggaagtgaggtgcccagttttcagaggaattgccagactgaaatccagagtggttgtaccaatttgcaaccccaccagcagtggaggagtgttcctctttctccacatcatcgccaacatctgctgtctactgaatttttaatcttagccattctgactggtataaagtgaaatctcagggttgttttgatttgcatttccctaatgactaatgaagttgagcattttttaagatgtttctcagccatcgaagttcttcaggtgaaaattctttgtttaactctgtactccatttttaatagggttatttggttttctgaagtctaacttcttgagttctttatatatattggatattagccctctatctgatgtagagttgaagaacttttcccaatttgttgctgcAAATcccacttttaaaatatttattttcatgcgTATTTGTGTGTACCTGTGTTTATTCATGTGTACTATGTGTGCAAAAGCCACaatatcataaaaatatgtcagattccctgaaaatgaagttacagatggttgtaagctaccatgtgcattctgggaaccaaacttgagtACTCTGTAAATGCAGAAAATACTCTGAGCCATTACTCTGGTCCCAagatcttatttttatataattgcatATGTTTACCTATACATTGAGAAGTGTCTACAGTGCTACCTGTCTGACATGATAAGTGACAGATTACCCCTGAATTGAACACACAGGTAGAAACAGACTAACATTTTCTTGATACATGTTTtactcttaaatatttttataaacaataaaagtcctgaaaatttaataaaaatatttttataaatgtaaaatgtgTTGACTGCTTAGATAAGAGCAAAATAAGAGGCTGCATCTTAAAGAATTCAGGGAAGGGAGACACCCACCTCTTCCTGGACCATATCTGAGTTTCTGTGGGCTTCCTCTTCAGGACTCCTGGGACTAAGCCACAACAGTAACATTATAAACATTGCCTTTTTGGTCTCACTCTCCAGAGAAAGCAACAAGTCTGGACAGTGACACACTTGGGACTCCCCACTAGTGAGAACCAGGTGATCCATGCAGAAGCATGTGATTAAAACCCCAGCTCCCAGCACCCCTCGTCCTGATCTCCTTCTCTAACAAGTCTAGTATGACACCCGCAGAGCTGCTAACACTTCAACTCCTGCCtgatacttttctttctcttttgaaaaaagaCTACCTCCTTTGTCTTCCCTGAGtagctggttctgtgtgtcaaaaCAAGTCACAATGACACATATTCCAAGGAGAAATGGAAGTGCGTAGTCCAGTACATTCTAGTCCTGCTGAGAGTTCTCAGTAAAGTGGTACAGACTCACAGAGGGCTACACAATATCACATAACATTTGTGGGCATATTAGGCAACTCTTATGCCAGATTCTTGACAAAGACCATGAAAATCGACTATTTGGACAATAATGTAAGTACTATGAAGTTTGTGTTTTAATCTGTCATCTGTTATGTCCCTTTTTGGTCTGTCTTTCCCCCCTTATCCTCAGCTATGCTACTGTCTTCATGCACTAACCTCCTCTCATTCAAACATACTCACAAAAAATCATAGATGATTTACATAgctaatattttcattaaaaatagcttaaaaatagaaagattcaGTGAAGTGAGGAAGCATTTACTGTGAACAGGATTGGGCAATCCAGAAGTTATGCTTACATGTAGCTGTCCACATTGCCTTCTCTTTAACGATCAGCTTCTTCCCATACCTGAGGCCTAACAATGAAAGAGAAACCCAGAGAGCAGATTTGACTAAGTTATACTAATTCCTTCTCTATTTTCAAAGTGAAGTTTGTGGCTGAAGTGGCTGAAGGAAAAGGATCAGCTTTGTGACAGGAACCCCAAGTTGCCACAGCATTTTAAAGATAGGTGCACACTGTTTCCTTGAACTTTTAAGGAGCTTCAACACATGTAAAGTATATACAGCTTTTTAATTACAGGCAGATATTATCCTTATTTCCAAGATGAGGAAAAAGGTGTTCTCCCTAAGGTCGCAGAACACTTTCCTGGCAAACATGGTACCAAACCCACATGCCCTATTTCCTTGGTCTACACTCACAAGCCATGTTGCTCTGTGTTTATCTGCACAGCGACTTATAATTGAGATTCTTGGCTTCCCACATCCACAACTACACCAGATTCTtcccctgcctgtctctgcccctatTCAGTGTGACGTTGGAGAATCTTACTCAGTACTCTCATTCTCAATAGCATGACTTTAAAAGCAGAAACAAGACTATGTAGTTTTAGCTTTATAATAGGGcttaaacatgcatatatatacatatatacttacttatacacatatatccaTTTGCATGTGTAAGAGATAATGGGCACAAATCTAGCTAATGTATAAGTCAGCACAATGTAAAAGCAAAATGTGAAGAATAAACAGGAATTAATAAGGAAAGCTTCTTAAGGGGTGAAGGATAGTCAGTAGTAAGGGTCTAGACTCTGAGATCAGATGCAACTGAACTTAAATTCTGGCTTCACCACTTTCTAATCTTGGTCTTTGAACTCTGTGAACTTCAACATCTTCATTTATACATTGAGGATAATACATCACACAGTTGCTGTGACCATCACACTTTGAATAGAAGAACAAGATCACTTTTAAAAGCTCTGTTTAAACATGTGCTTTCATTCTTCCCTATACACATTTTATCTcactataattatttttaagtggaaatcattattattatctatCTTACTTTCTACACTACAGAATATAGAATTTAAGTTATTTTAGCTTCTTGTGACCATGAAATTTTGTTAGaagtaatcagaaaaaaataatcttaattgaaatattatagaaattattagtaacaaattatataatattagCTTTGCCAATATTAAGTCATCAATTTTCATCTATTTTTGATTTATAGAAGGATTTATGacatgaaattttaaataataagtaGATATAATTGGCCATTGGCTCCAGGATCTATGGGATAACAAAATCTTTAGATATAAAAAGGAATAGTATTTGTACAGAGATTAAGTTGCACACATTAAATTGTGTCAGGACTGCTTATAATATCTAATTTATCACCTATGCATCATCTCATTTGTGTGGATTTGTAGTATCCTTCATGCAACAAAAtcacacttttttatttttggaataatTTTTTCAAGTATCCATTGTTGGTTGAATCCACTTATATATAGACATGAATAACGAGCTGTAAGAAGCATGTAGGCCAAGACACCTAATGGAGCAAAGTGCATTTTCAACCTAAGTCTATGAATACAAACGTAACTATTATTTATTGCTATAGTAAGTGTGTAAAGTAAACAtccattttattactttttgtcTTACTGTTGTTAGCTATGGGACCAGATAAAGCATAAGACTAGTTGAAGATAAGAGTCAATTAGGGAAGTGTACAGAAATTATGAAGATGGAAATTCATTCTTATAAAACAATTTGTACTATTTGAGGGATCTTGGGCACCAGCAAGGATGCCCCTCTACACAGCCTCTACAATGAGAACTGATGAACCATATTAACTCTGACATTCCGTTCTACAGGCAAGTTCCTTGGATGTGCATCCCATCTATCAGTCTACCATCACAAATAAGGTAGGTTGGCTTAATTTTAGAGTGTCATGTCATATAGTGTTTAACAACATAACCTTTGGATCCTAGTAAATATGATATAAATTGAAATGTACCCTTTAAGAGCTTAAACTTTATATGCCTTCTAATTTGTAATGCATAATAATGGTAATGCTTCAAaaattgtaatatttaaatatgataATGTTCCAAAGTCTCCAGTTCAAGGAAGATGCTTTATAAATGTTATATGtgaaaataataatgtaaaaataatgaaaaataataatgtattCAATCCTTTTGTCATGGCCATGTGTATTTCATACTGGAGCACAACAGTAATGGTTACTAAGAAGCCTGCTCATATTTCTAAGGACTGAAAATATTCTTTCCTGCCTTTATGGTGACAGATGGACAACAGCAGCTGGACCAGTGTATCTTACTTTGTTCTCTTGGGCATCTCTACTAATCCAGTTGAGCagattcctctcttccttctctttctacttaTGTATATCATCAACATTTCTGGCAATTGTTTTATCATCACACTTATCATCTCTGCTCCTCATCTCCACACTCCAATGTACATCTTCCTCAGTAACCTGGCCTTGGCAGACATCTGCTTCACCTCTACCACAGTTCCCAAGATgttacaaaacattttttcctctACCAAGGCCATTTCCTATGTGGGCTGTTTAGCCCAAAcatatttcttcatttgttttgcaGCAATGGAAAATTTCCTCCTAGCTGTGATGGCTTATGACAGGTACATAGCCATCTGTAACCCTCTCCGTTATACCTCAATACTGACTGGAATGTTGTGTGCAGAAATGGTGACTCTATGCCATGTCCTCTCCCACCTTCATGCCCTGTTGCACACCTTCCTCATGGGCAAACTGAACTTTTGTGCAGATAACAGGATACCCCATTTCTTCTGTGACCTCTATCCTCTGATGAAGATCTCCTGTACCAGCACCCAACTCAACACCTTGATGATTCATACAGAAGGAGTCATAGTCATCAATGGAGCTCTGGTCTTCATCATTGCCTCCTATGCCTTCATCATCTCAACAGTCCTCCATATCCCCTCTGCCAATGGGAAATGGAGATCATTTTCTACCTGTGGTTCCCACCTCACTGTGGTGGCCATATTCTATGGCACCCTCACTTGGGTCTATTTCAGGCCCCTTTCAAGctactcagtggttaagggccgCATTGTGACAGTCATGTACACAGTGGTGACTCCTATGTTGAACCCATttatctacagcctgaggaatgGAGATGTAAAAGAAGCCTTCAGGAAATGGGTGAGAAGACTATAACCTTTTGTGTAGCTCAAACCTTAAACAACATTCCACATCTTAACTATCACACTAAGAAAATCATATTGCCCTTCACTACTCTGTTTCTTTTATAGTAGCTCAGAAAAGCTAAATCATAGGGATGGTAGTTGCAAACCATGCCTGGTCTGGAGAATCCAAGAGTATGATGGACAACCTATTTAGACCATGTCAAAATGAATAGAAGAAAGGCTAAGAATATAAGTCAGTGGACACTTGTTTAGTGTGCACAAGATCCAAGCTTCAATTTctaaaactgaaagaaataaagttaaaaataaatgttctggAAATATCCAGATTGAACACATAGCAATGATTTTCTCATTAAATATTGTTATAAAGTATTGATTAAGCCCAACGTAcacaaaacaaaaggaaccaTCATGTACTTAGTGTAAAATATGAGCATGGTTTCACTGACATTGAAGATAATCCACAGACACatagttaaagaaagaattgtgATTTTCGGTGTTCATTAAAAGTGAGTATGGATGATTGTGATGGAAACTAGTTCCTAAACATGCTATATAGAGCTCATAAGATTTCAAGGTCTGGGTGTCAGATTCTAAAATAGATAAGAATAGGAAATGCCATTAATAACCACATTCAAAGTCGTAGTCTAGAATGAGACTTCTGAGAACATTGCTATAATTTCCAAACTGTCAAGTGAGAGAACTACTCCACTAGCACCAGCAGCAAAGGTCACTGGGCAGAATCCCAAAGATTTGAAAATAGATATTGTCAGATCTGCTCATATATACCTTGTACCACTACCTTTAATTCAAAATATTATGGTCCATCTGATTAGACAAGAATTgatcattttcatattttctaaatGCCAGGGATACCATGAGGGAAATATTGGTGCTtgtatcttttcaaattttctgtgATACAGATAAAATAGGTTAACCACTCCAACATGGAAAGGACACAACATTTACCAGAATCTACTGAATACCCAGAACTAAGTGCACCATTCTTTCCCACTTTCATATTCTTAACCTTCTCGAGACATTCCATTCACAGAGAGCTGAAGCTCTCATTGTCCAAACTGAGTAATTGACAGGAAGAATTTGTCTAATACTGGGTGATTGTTGCCTGGTTTTGCTGAGCCTGGTGAATGAATTCCAAAATCAGATCTGGTAAAACATCAAACTTTCAATCTCATCAGTGAGAGTAATAAGGGAGCCTCCCAAGAGACATGTCAGACAATAGAAGCATGGCTGACTAATGTATCTGTCTATATAAAGCATAATCTATTAAATACAATCATTTAGGACACTGAGATGAGAAGGAACTAAACTTATAAAGATTTAGTGTAATATTATAGAAAGCTTTCTTGcagtataaatataaatcttaataaaatgtTTGCCACTTAAATAGACTGAGAAGCTAGCTATATTCATAAGATTGTTGGCTCTTCCTGAGTTCTTCCCAGATAAAGGAAACCCTAGCATGTGTAaattgaaagaataaatgaagCAATGCAGTTTCCTTCATATTTATTACTGTGGTCTCTTCATTTCCATTTTGGTTTGATGAGGATAAAACCCAGGCCACTGCATTTGCcaggcaaatgctttaccactgaactatattaTAATGACACCAACTTTTGATGAGTCAACTCTGGTGTTGGACTGGCCTTCCCTTACACTGTATAAAGGTATACCCCTGTATTTTCAACAGCTGCTGTAGCAGCAGACCTAAGTGCTAGCAGGATTTTGGTATTGCCATTTCTATATCCCACCAGCTTTCTATTTGTAAACGCTTGTCCTTCTTCACTTGCCCAAAAGATGAAGGTCAGACAGTCCTCAATGCCTAAAGGCCACCAAAGATATGGACCAGACATTGTCTTTCTCTGATTGGTTAAAACTGGAATGTGACTTTTTTATAATAAAGAGCTGATGGTCTGAGCTGGGGCAGGAAATAAAAGTGTAGGACTTCCAGATGGGCAGGATAtcaaagcagaggcagagagacacagaagacCAGAGGACAGAGGTGGAAGACATACAAGAGGGAGATTaatgaaactggaaacagccAGCGAGAAGCACATGGAGAGACAGAATGGTAGATAAGTAAGCTTAAGTTTTTATCTAGCCGACagactgtcccagcaatgtcaaAAACTTCAAGACTATACAGAAGTCTTAATAAAACTGCAAACTTGATCTGCAGAAATCTCACAGTACTCTGGTTCCTTACCTTGCCTAGAAAACAACTTACATACCATGGAGTTTCTGTCTGGATcaccttgttttattttaatatctccTGCCTCTTTGGTTCATCTTCTCCTTTCATCACTAGTTACAATCCCTTTGTTCTTTGCTGTCTATTCAGAGTCACTGCTTGGTCTTTTCTAAAACTTCCCCTTAAGTTG
It encodes the following:
- the LOC127684545 gene encoding olfactory receptor 1Q1-like: MDNSSWTSVSYFVLLGISTNPVEQIPLFLLFLLMYIINISGNCFIITLIISAPHLHTPMYIFLSNLALADICFTSTTVPKMLQNIFSSTKAISYVGCLAQTYFFICFAAMENFLLAVMAYDRYIAICNPLRYTSILTGMLCAEMVTLCHVLSHLHALLHTFLMGKLNFCADNRIPHFFCDLYPLMKISCTSTQLNTLMIHTEGVIVINGALVFIIASYAFIISTVLHIPSANGKWRSFSTCGSHLTVVAIFYGTLTWVYFRPLSSYSVVKGRIVTVMYTVVTPMLNPFIYSLRNGDVKEAFRKWVRRL